Genomic window (uncultured Desulfovibrio sp.):
CCGGAAAGGTCCGTAGCCGCATTGTGCGGCGTGCGCAGCATGGGCGCAAACCACAGGCCCGGCAGCCCGTCGAGGCGGATATAGCAGGTCAGGGCTTCCGGCCCGCTTCGGGGCAGCAGAAGCACCTTGCGCGAACCGGGCGTGGCTTCCTGCCATTCCGTGGCGCCGCTCAGGCTGTCCAGCCCGGGGCTGAACAAGGCCGGCCGGCCGGGAATGCTTTCGCCCAGGTCCAGCAGAATGGTCGAGCTGTCCGCCCCCTGTGCGGCCGGCGCAAGGGTGAAACGCAGCCAGGTGGTCCCCGTGGCATGCGGCAGGTGCTTCACATCCAGCGGATGAAAGGCCGGCGCATTGGCAGGCGCGGCCACTTCCTCCACATCCATTTCACCCGTGGTATCCAGATAGGCATCCAGATAGGGCAGCAGGGACAGCTGGGGGCTGTTCAGGACGGCGGGAACCTGGGGGGTTGCGGCCCGCAGCGGTGCGCAGACCAGCAGAAAACAAAGGCAGCAGCCCAGCCAAAACGCCGTGCGAAGAGATTGGTGTTTCATGGTCTCATCCTAGAATGCCGGAGCGTCACACTGCCGGATCAGATTGGCAAGGGGCTGTCCATCGGGCGCCGTGGCGCCGGGATTGAGCTGCAACAGTTCCTGCCAGACCTTCTTGGCCTCATTATTGCGCTTGAGATCGAAAAGCAGCACCACCCCCATGTTGAAGCGGGCATGCTCATGACGGGGGTCATACTGAATGGCCTTGGCAAAGCTGTTCAAGGCTTCCTGCAACTGGCCGTTTTCACGATACATGATGCCCAGGTCCGTGAGCACGTTGGCATTGGCAGGATTGATGGCCAGCGCCCTGGTGTAGGCATGAATGGCCTTGGCCGGCTGATGCGTGTCAAAATAGGCATTGCCCAGGGCCACCCATTCCGCCTCGGTGCCCGAACCGGCGGCCACGGCCTGTTCCAGATGGGCAATATGCTTCTGCTCGGGCGTGAGCATGGCATCGTCTGTTCCGCCGCTATCGGCAGCTGCCGGCGCAGCGGGCGCGGGCGGGGCTGGCGTTACGGCGGGGGAGCTGCTCTGTCCCACCGGGGGCACGGGGCGGGAGCTGCCGCCCCCCAGCAGCGATACGGTATCACCCAGAATATGCGGCATGAGATTGCCCAGCAGCAGGCCGCAGAACAGGGCCAGGCAGACAAAAAGCAGGCAGGTGCTGCGGGATACGGTACCCGCGGCCCGCTGCTGTGCGGGAGCAGCGGGCATGCTCAGGGGCGCTTCCGCAGAAGACGGAGCGGACGCCGTGGAAGAAGCGGCTTTTTCATGATGTTCAGTGGACATGACACGACCTTGCAAAAAAATTTTTACAGCACATATCTAGAATAGTCCCGTCCCCTTGGCAAGCCAAGAAACGCTTGGCGCTGTAGGCCCGGAACAAAAACGGCAAGCCCGGCGGACCGGGCTTGCCCCAGGGCGCGCCGCCGCTCCTGCGGAGCGGTCCGGGCGCCATTGCAGCAAAAAAGCCTACTTTGCCGGAGCACTGCCGGCGGCCAGCTTTTCCAGTTCCATGCGCATGTGCTGCTTGAGCGCATCGCTGGCTGTCGGCAGCAGAAGGCCGGCCTTGAGATGGGCCACGCCGCGCTCCACATCCTTGAGATAATAGATATAGAGCACACCAAGACTGTAGCGCACGGAAGGATCATCCCCCAGCTTCAGGGCCTGTTCCAGCGTGGCTGCCGCCTCGCTGTTGCGCCCTGTGCTGTGCTGGATAACCCCCAGCATGTGCAGCGGCTTGGGATCGTTGACATCCAGCAGAATGGCCCGCTGCACAAAGGTTTCGGCGGGTTCCCAGCTTTGCATGCGGACAAGATGGTCCACCAGCGCCATGAGGGCTTCCTTGTCCGCAGGATTTTCAGACACCTGCTGCATAAGCCGGCCCACGACGGCCGTATCCTCCTGGGCCTGCTGCACCGCGTGCGGCGTCTGCACCACCAGGTGCGGATCCTTGAAGCGCCCGAGAAGAGCCGCGCCGAGCATGATGGCCAGCCCGGCAAACAGAAGGACCATAAGCAGTTTGTGCGATGTTTTGACAGAATCAGTCATGCTTGAGCAGCTCCAGTTGCATGAGACGGCGGGCCAGCGCGCGCTGCCGCAGCCCCAGAAAGACAAGATAGGCGCCCATGCCTGCCCAGACGGCGGCATTGGCGGCCACAAGCCAGTAGATCACGTTGGTATCCATAGCGTTCTCCGGCGGGAATCCCCGCCCGTTGCGGTCAGAAAAGACCGGCGCCGCGCCGGGCCAGCAGCGCGGCCTCCAGGCGGGCTTCCAGGTCCAGCTGACGCTTGCGCAGCCAGATCAGGCCGGCCCAGAACAGACCAAAGGCCAGCACGCAG
Coding sequences:
- a CDS encoding tetratricopeptide repeat protein, producing MSTEHHEKAASSTASAPSSAEAPLSMPAAPAQQRAAGTVSRSTCLLFVCLALFCGLLLGNLMPHILGDTVSLLGGGSSRPVPPVGQSSSPAVTPAPPAPAAPAAADSGGTDDAMLTPEQKHIAHLEQAVAAGSGTEAEWVALGNAYFDTHQPAKAIHAYTRALAINPANANVLTDLGIMYRENGQLQEALNSFAKAIQYDPRHEHARFNMGVVLLFDLKRNNEAKKVWQELLQLNPGATAPDGQPLANLIRQCDAPAF
- a CDS encoding CcmD family protein, which encodes MDTNVIYWLVAANAAVWAGMGAYLVFLGLRQRALARRLMQLELLKHD